TGGTCACGTAATTAACCATACCGCCGGGTTGCAACCTTCCATAAAGCACGGATGCCGGGCCTTTCAATACCTCGAGCTGTTCGATATTCGCCGGATCGAACTTGCCCATCGAGCGCCTGAAACCATTGCGGTACATTTGATCGTCGGAAGCAAAGCCGCGAATAATGAAGCTTTCGTACATATCCGCCGTACCGTAAGCCCGTTGCACCCCACTGACGTTTTGCGTCAAGGCGTCTTCAATACGGATCGCTTGCTGATCGTTCATAATCGATTTGGGCACAACCTGGATAGATACCGGGGTGTCCATAATCGCAATATCGGTTTTGGTCGCCGTTGAGGCATTCGGCACCGCATAGATTTGGCTGAAAGGATCGTTAGGGTCATATAGCTTTTTGCCCACTACATTCACCGCCGGCAACGCCGTAGGGTCCTGTTTGTAATTTAGAGACTGCCTTTCGATCAAAATATTGCCGTTTTCAGCAATGCGGTAACTCAAACCGCTGTCTCCCAGCAGACGTTGCAACGCGGCTTCCGGCGTGTAATTGCCGCTAAGGCCCTTGCTTTGCAAACCCTCAGTGATTGCCGTGTCGTAGACCAGTTGCAAGCCACCCGATTCCGCCAAGCGATTCAGCGCGGTAGACAGAGAGCCCGCGGAGATACTGAAAGCCCGACTGACACTATCTGCCGCCGCGGTACCGGAAACCGCCAACACAGCCCCCAATACCAGTGCCGAAGCATGTCCAAACAGGCCGCCGCTAAATGTTTGTTTCAACGCCATGAATTTCCCTCGCTGTTGTTAAATAATGACTATCGTTGTTTTGACGCACGACAGGCATAAAACAGGAGGTGAGGCACAAAAATTCATGGCAACTAAGTGGCTACTGCTGACATTGCAGGCTCCAACACTTCGAACGCTTTTCTCGGCATTTCGCTAAGCCGCTAATCAGCCCCCTATTTTGCTTTCCGGTATCGTACCGGCCACCATCAAAAAATAGGTTATATGCCGCGCCAGATGCGCCATATAACCTATTCAACACCAGTTAAATGTGTGCGGGTAGCGCGAATGCGAACCGCCGATCTTTGCTCCAAGCCAGCAATATCAGGATATTCGGCGCCTTGGCCGGCATTTGAATCATTACTGGCACGAATCAGGCATGGGACGGAGCTTCTGAAACCACTGAAACCCAACCCTGCCTCATGACCCCGGACATCAGCTCGCTGTATCGACTGCATTGCAAGGAGCTGCTGCACCATTTGCTGCGGATAGTCAAATGCCCGGAAACCGCGGAAGATTTGCTGCAAGAAAGCTATCTGATCTTGGCCCGCACCGCCAACGATACCTCCATAGACCACCCGCGCGGATTTTTATACCGCACCGCCAGCAATCTGGCGATGGATCACCTGCGCCACCATAAAGTCGTCGAGCGTCATCAGGAAGCGACGCGGCATCTGGACGAGCCGCAACTGGCCGGAGTGGAAGCCGAATTAGCCGATCAGCAATGGCGGACCTTGTTGCACCAAACTATCTACGAATTGCCGCCGCGCTGCCGTGATGCATTTATCCTGCATAAAATTCATGGATTAAGCTACCGGGAAGTGGCTAATTTTCTGGATATTTCCGAGAGCGCCGTGGAGAAACACATCCTCAAAGGCTTAATGTATTGCCGCAAACAGCTAGGCAGTCATTTCGGCCGCCCGTATCGGACCGACTGAGGTTTTTACGGCCTAAACCGTCTTACCTTTTCTCCAAGGTATACGCCTACCCCAGCGTCTTATAATGCAGCCATGACTGAAAACCAACCGTCCGCCGACTCTGATAAGCCCGATGCCATTAGCGAGCAGGCGATGACATGGTTTGTGAGGCTGCGTGCCGAGTCGGTAGCGGCAGACGAACGCCGGCTATTTCAAATCTGGCACCAAGCCGCCCCTGCTCACCGCGAGGCCTATGCCGAAATCGCTGCATTTTGGGAGGATGCCGATTTCCACGCCACGCTGGACGCCGCCAAGCTGTCGCCACAGATTTCGCTGAATAGTAAACCAGCCAACAGCCCAAGGCGGCGTTTAGGTATCGCCCCCGGCACCAAACCGTTGTTAGCCGCAGCCGCCTGTCTAGTCATCGCCGCGCTTATTTATCAGCCGGCATTAAGCTGCTGGCAGGCCGACTACTGCACCGCCGTCGGCGAAATAAAAACCGTACAGCTCGGCGACGGCAGCCAAGTCACTTTAAACTCCGGTACCGCGCTAAACGTTAACATGCGTAATGGCCAGCGCTATGTCCAGCTAGCCCGGGGCGAAGCGTTTTTTGAGGTGCAACACGACGCTCAACATCCTTTTCAGGTGGATGGCCGTTATAGCAACACGCGGGTATTGGGTACGCGTTTCGTGGTTAAGGAAGACGCCGACAGCGACACGGTCAGCGTGGTGAATGGGGTGGTGGAAGTCAGCCGGGATCGGCAAAATCCGGCCACATTGAACGCCAATGACAGCGTGGAGGTCGGCGCTCGCCACCAAGGCGAAATCCGCCACCAGCCCGCCGACAACGCCACGGCATGGTTAAAAGGCAGCGTCTCGTTCGATAATGTGCCGCTCAAGAAGGTGATTGCGGAAATTGGCCGCTATCGGCGCGGTAGCCTGATAATCCGCAATCAGGTATTGCAGGACATGAAAGTCAGCGGCCGCTTTGATATTCGCGACACCGATAAAACCCTGGAGTCGTTACAACAAACCCTGCCAATCCGGATTTACCGATTTACACCGTGGCTGGTGGTGATCGCTTGAGCATCGCAAAGCTTATCGCCTAGCCAAATCGCCCGACAAAGCTAGCCGCCATTCAGCCATATCTTCTTAGCTTCAAAAAATAGTTTTACCGTCAAGCTGAGGGAAAACGCATTTCGCCCGTCTCCATTGCAACCCCAATCTTTCGGGGGATCAATTCATTCGCTAAGGGAGAATCTAATGGCATCTTATCCGTTCCGCAATGCCCACCGCAAAGGCAAGCCGACGCAATATAATCGTTGGCCTTTGTCGCTGACAATCGCCGCTGTGCTCAGCACACCTGCCGTCATGGCCGCCGAACAAAACATCGCTTTCGACATCCCCGCACAAAGCTTAAGCGGCGCATTAAATGCCTTTGCCGACACCGCCAATGTACAGCTCAGTTATCCGGCGGAAATGACGGCGGGCTTGAAATCGCCCGGTGTCAGCGGCCAATTGACAGTCCGGCAAGCCTTACAAAAACTGCTGGCCGGCACCGGCGTAGTAGCCGGTGCCACCGGTAACGGCACTATTACGCTACAAAGAGCGCCGGATTCACACAATGACGTTTCAACGCTGTCGGCGGTCACGGTGTCCGGCAATCGCACCCGCAACAATGCCGCCGATCCTTACAGCAAGGACTATGTGGTAACAAAATCCTTCGCTGCCACCAAAACCGACACGCCGCTGATGGAAAACCCGACATCGGTGCAAGTGGTGTCGCGAGCAGTGATGGACGACCAGAAAACCACCAAGGTCAAGGACGCGTTGGAAAACGTCAGTGGCGTGCGTGCCAATCCGTCGCTGGGTGGTGGCGTGGGCTTCATCGTGCGCGGCTTTCGCAACAACAATATTTACCGTAACGGCTTGATGGCCAGCGAGGCCTTTTTTGGCGACTTCGACGCCGCCAACCTGGAAAACATCGAAGTAATCAAAGGCCCGGCACAACTTTACGGCCGCACCGAACCCGGCGGCATGATCAATCTCACCACCAAACGCGGCCTGGATACGGCGTACTACTCGCTGGAACAGCAGTTCGGCAACTACGACCACTACCGGACCCAATGGGACGCCGGCGGGCCGCTGACCAGCGACAAATCGCTGGTATATCGTTTTTCCGGCGCTTACCAAAGCAACGGTTCGTTTCGTGACTTTGTGTCGGTGGACCGGATGGTATTCAACCCCAGCGTCACTTGGCGGCCCAGCGATGACACCGATGTGACCGTTGACATTGAGGGCACAGATAAAACCGCGCCGGCCGACTTTGGGATTCCGTTTATCGGCAATCGCCCCGCCTCAATTCCGATCAGCCGCAACCTGGGCGATCCGAATACGCCGAACGGCGAGCAATCCGGCGTCAAAATCGGCAGCGAAATCAATCATCGTTTTAACGACGACTGGGCGATACACAACCGCTTTCTGGCCAGTCTCGCGGAAGGAGGTACTACGTTTGTCAATCCGGGGCCCGCATTTGATGCCGCAGCAGCGCTGAACCAGACTACCGGCTTGATGCAACGCAATATCTTCCGGCAAATCACCGATCAAGAGCATTACGCTACCAACCTGGATCTCACCGGCAAATTTCAAACCGGTGCTCTAAAACACGACGTGTTGGTCGGATTCGACTTTTACCGCACGTTCAACAAGTATGGCGGCGACGGTCGTTGGAAGAGCGCCAATCCGGCATTGGCGATCAACATCTACGACCCCTATCCCAGCTACGGCATTTCCCAGTCGACATTCAATAGCGCATTTGCGACTACTGGCGACACATTCGGCACCGCAGCGAATGGCGGCATCGGTAATCGCGCTTCAATCTACAACAGCTGGTACGGGGTGTATTTCCAAGATCAAATCACCTTTTGGGACAAACTGCATATCATGGGCGGCGGCCGTTACGACTGGACCGAAACCGGCCGCGGCAACGGCTTTGATTTTGCTACCGCCGAGAGTCGTATCAACCAGTTCAAACGCGAGGACCAGGGTTTCAGTCCCAAAGTCGGCATCCTGTACGAGGCCATGGACGAACTCAGCTTATACGGCAAC
The window above is part of the Methylomonas sp. ZR1 genome. Proteins encoded here:
- a CDS encoding RNA polymerase sigma factor — protein: MTPDISSLYRLHCKELLHHLLRIVKCPETAEDLLQESYLILARTANDTSIDHPRGFLYRTASNLAMDHLRHHKVVERHQEATRHLDEPQLAGVEAELADQQWRTLLHQTIYELPPRCRDAFILHKIHGLSYREVANFLDISESAVEKHILKGLMYCRKQLGSHFGRPYRTD
- a CDS encoding FecR domain-containing protein, whose product is MTENQPSADSDKPDAISEQAMTWFVRLRAESVAADERRLFQIWHQAAPAHREAYAEIAAFWEDADFHATLDAAKLSPQISLNSKPANSPRRRLGIAPGTKPLLAAAACLVIAALIYQPALSCWQADYCTAVGEIKTVQLGDGSQVTLNSGTALNVNMRNGQRYVQLARGEAFFEVQHDAQHPFQVDGRYSNTRVLGTRFVVKEDADSDTVSVVNGVVEVSRDRQNPATLNANDSVEVGARHQGEIRHQPADNATAWLKGSVSFDNVPLKKVIAEIGRYRRGSLIIRNQVLQDMKVSGRFDIRDTDKTLESLQQTLPIRIYRFTPWLVVIA
- a CDS encoding TonB-dependent receptor translates to MASYPFRNAHRKGKPTQYNRWPLSLTIAAVLSTPAVMAAEQNIAFDIPAQSLSGALNAFADTANVQLSYPAEMTAGLKSPGVSGQLTVRQALQKLLAGTGVVAGATGNGTITLQRAPDSHNDVSTLSAVTVSGNRTRNNAADPYSKDYVVTKSFAATKTDTPLMENPTSVQVVSRAVMDDQKTTKVKDALENVSGVRANPSLGGGVGFIVRGFRNNNIYRNGLMASEAFFGDFDAANLENIEVIKGPAQLYGRTEPGGMINLTTKRGLDTAYYSLEQQFGNYDHYRTQWDAGGPLTSDKSLVYRFSGAYQSNGSFRDFVSVDRMVFNPSVTWRPSDDTDVTVDIEGTDKTAPADFGIPFIGNRPASIPISRNLGDPNTPNGEQSGVKIGSEINHRFNDDWAIHNRFLASLAEGGTTFVNPGPAFDAAAALNQTTGLMQRNIFRQITDQEHYATNLDLTGKFQTGALKHDVLVGFDFYRTFNKYGGDGRWKSANPALAINIYDPYPSYGISQSTFNSAFATTGDTFGTAANGGIGNRASIYNSWYGVYFQDQITFWDKLHIMGGGRYDWTETGRGNGFDFATAESRINQFKREDQGFSPKVGILYEAMDELSLYGNWTTSFGANNAPAADGRSFDPQIGEQFEVGLKTQLFDQRLLATLAYFHLEKDNILVANNATPDPFDRIANLQRSQGIELDATGYLTDKFSLIGSYAFTDARIIKDYSGGTQGNRMSNVPEHSGSLWLRYDMNGYAAKDGLSAGFGGVAAGQREGDNTNTFQMPGYVRLDAFLAYKQKVGGSRITAQFNIRNLLDKEYYESTDPDSNVAPALGVYPGAPLTAIGSIRVEY